One segment of Streptomyces sp. NBC_01463 DNA contains the following:
- a CDS encoding extracellular solute-binding protein — protein sequence MKYRLLAGGSALVMAAVLSACSSSPDSAGTSGDGRTDIDVWLMRDSVSAEFQKEFVKGFEAAHPKIGVRVQIQEWDGIGEKITAALASNDAPDVIESGNTQVAQFAQSGGLLDLSDKVDELNGKDWLKGLAEPGAYEGKQYGIPYYAANRVVIYRTDLFKKAGVDASAIKTRDQWIEATGKLNKGGTQGIYLPGQMWYALAGFVWDEGGDLATESGGKWKGALDTPEALRGLEFYGKLQALGKGPKDSDEDSPPQADVMAQGKVAQVISTPGGANVVMEKNPELKGKLGFFAIPGKSADTPGAVFTGGSDLVIPTASGKQEAALTFIKELTGDAWQKKLAVAMSYVPNRTSLASAVAGDPGAAAMAVGAANGHATPNTPGWAAVEAENPIKDYMAAVLTGGDPAKEAAKASADITRAMNTTS from the coding sequence GTGAAGTACCGCTTGCTTGCCGGTGGGTCCGCGCTCGTGATGGCCGCCGTTCTCAGTGCTTGCAGCTCCTCCCCCGACTCGGCCGGCACGTCCGGCGACGGGCGGACGGACATCGACGTGTGGCTGATGCGCGACAGCGTCTCCGCCGAGTTCCAGAAGGAGTTCGTGAAGGGCTTCGAGGCCGCCCACCCCAAGATCGGGGTCCGGGTGCAGATCCAGGAGTGGGACGGCATCGGCGAGAAGATCACCGCCGCGCTGGCCAGCAACGACGCCCCGGACGTGATCGAGAGCGGCAACACCCAGGTCGCCCAGTTCGCACAGAGCGGCGGCCTGCTCGACCTCAGCGACAAGGTCGACGAGCTGAACGGCAAGGACTGGCTGAAGGGCCTCGCCGAGCCGGGGGCGTACGAGGGGAAGCAGTACGGCATCCCGTACTACGCGGCCAACCGTGTCGTCATCTACCGCACCGACCTGTTCAAGAAGGCGGGGGTCGACGCGTCCGCGATCAAGACGCGCGACCAGTGGATCGAGGCCACCGGCAAGCTCAACAAGGGGGGCACGCAGGGCATCTACCTGCCCGGGCAGATGTGGTACGCGCTGGCCGGCTTCGTCTGGGACGAGGGCGGCGACCTCGCCACCGAGTCGGGCGGGAAGTGGAAGGGCGCGCTGGACACCCCGGAGGCACTGCGCGGGCTGGAGTTCTACGGAAAGCTCCAGGCGCTCGGCAAGGGGCCGAAGGACTCCGACGAGGACTCCCCTCCCCAGGCCGACGTGATGGCCCAGGGGAAGGTGGCCCAGGTGATCTCCACCCCGGGCGGCGCCAACGTCGTCATGGAGAAGAACCCGGAGCTGAAGGGGAAGCTCGGCTTCTTCGCGATCCCGGGCAAGAGCGCGGACACCCCGGGCGCCGTCTTCACCGGCGGCTCCGACCTGGTCATCCCCACCGCGTCCGGCAAGCAGGAGGCGGCACTGACCTTCATCAAGGAGCTCACCGGTGACGCCTGGCAGAAGAAGCTGGCCGTGGCCATGAGCTACGTACCGAACCGGACGTCGCTCGCCTCGGCGGTGGCGGGCGATCCGGGGGCGGCCGCGATGGCGGTCGGCGCGGCGAACGGGCACGCGACGCCCAACACGCCCGGCTGGGCGGCCGTCGAGGCGGAGAACCCGATCAAGGACTACATGGCGGCCGTCCTGACCGGCGGCGACCCGGCGAAGGAGGCCGCCAAGGCCTCCGCCGACATCACCCGGGCCATGAACACCACGTCCTGA
- a CDS encoding GntR family transcriptional regulator has translation MDADASGTVLKRERARDAVLELIESRRPGDAIPSERALCATLGVSRPTLRAAIDELVAAGLLVREHGRGMFVAPAKITQELVSADLALSVPQAAGAWSSRLLEFTTLQAGARVGRKLRMSPAAEIVYVARLRLVDGAPMAIEHLHIRAEMVPGLSAQELESGDLYEHLRERHDVHVHEAVQAIEPTVVTRAEARLLDVPELSPALLFERLTSDTTGCPVEYVHSLYRGDRYRIVSRLALGPAAAVEPVEGGHHPGIPPGDFAHRDPITSSTRGDIQSGG, from the coding sequence ATGGACGCCGACGCATCGGGGACGGTGCTCAAACGGGAACGGGCCCGCGACGCCGTACTGGAGCTGATCGAGTCGCGCCGCCCGGGTGACGCCATCCCGTCGGAGCGCGCCCTGTGCGCCACCCTCGGCGTCTCCCGGCCCACGCTGCGCGCCGCGATCGACGAGCTGGTGGCCGCGGGCCTCCTGGTGCGCGAGCACGGCCGCGGCATGTTCGTCGCACCCGCGAAGATCACCCAGGAGCTGGTCTCGGCCGACCTCGCCCTGTCGGTCCCGCAGGCGGCGGGGGCCTGGTCGAGCCGGCTGCTGGAGTTCACCACCCTCCAGGCCGGCGCCCGGGTCGGCCGCAAGCTGCGCATGTCACCGGCGGCGGAGATCGTGTACGTCGCCCGGCTGCGGCTCGTCGACGGCGCCCCGATGGCCATCGAGCACCTGCACATCAGGGCCGAGATGGTGCCCGGCCTGTCGGCCCAGGAGCTGGAGAGCGGTGACCTGTACGAGCATCTGCGCGAGCGCCACGACGTCCACGTCCACGAGGCGGTCCAGGCGATCGAGCCCACCGTCGTGACCCGCGCCGAGGCCCGCCTGCTCGACGTCCCGGAGCTCTCCCCGGCCCTGCTCTTCGAGCGGCTGACCTCGGACACCACCGGCTGTCCCGTGGAGTACGTGCACTCGCTCTACCGCGGCGACCGCTACCGGATCGTCTCCCGGCTGGCCCTCGGTCCGGCTGCCGCCGTGGAGCCCGTCGAGGGCGGCCACCACCCCGGCATCCCGCCCGGGGACTTCGCCCACCGGGACCCGATCACCTCCTCCACCCGCGGCGACATCCAGTCCGGCGGCTGA
- the pucL gene encoding urate oxidase, with the protein MPTILGQNQYGKAENRVVKITRDGDTHHIKDLNVSVALSGDMDDVHYSGSNANVLPTDTTKNTVFAFAKEYGIESAEQFGIHLARHFVTTQEPIKVARIRIQEYSWERIATSDNSSRFIGSDEVNHSFARKGQELRTTQITYDGEKWEIISGLKDLTVMNSTNSEFWGYVKDKYTTLKEAYDRILCTDVAAAWRYNWTSDDDRMPNWEKSYEQAKKHILQAFAETYSLSLQQTLYQMGSRVINSRSEIDEIRFSLPNNHHFLVDLEPFGLKNDNEVYFAADRPYGLIEATVLRDGIEPQIPVDMTNL; encoded by the coding sequence ATGCCCACGATTCTCGGCCAGAACCAGTACGGCAAAGCAGAGAACCGCGTCGTCAAGATCACGCGGGACGGCGACACCCACCACATCAAGGACCTGAACGTCTCGGTCGCGCTCTCCGGCGACATGGACGACGTCCACTACTCCGGCTCCAACGCGAACGTCCTGCCCACGGACACCACCAAGAACACGGTGTTCGCGTTCGCCAAGGAGTACGGCATCGAGTCCGCCGAGCAGTTCGGCATCCACCTCGCCCGTCACTTCGTGACGACGCAGGAGCCGATCAAGGTCGCCCGCATCCGCATCCAGGAGTACTCCTGGGAGCGCATCGCGACCTCGGACAACAGCTCCAGGTTCATCGGATCGGACGAGGTCAACCACTCCTTCGCCCGCAAGGGCCAGGAACTGCGCACCACGCAGATCACCTACGACGGTGAGAAGTGGGAGATCATCTCCGGCCTGAAGGACCTCACGGTCATGAACTCCACCAACTCGGAGTTCTGGGGCTACGTCAAGGACAAGTACACGACGCTCAAGGAGGCGTACGACCGCATCCTGTGCACCGACGTCGCCGCCGCCTGGCGCTACAACTGGACCAGCGACGACGACCGGATGCCCAACTGGGAGAAGTCGTACGAGCAGGCCAAGAAGCACATCCTCCAGGCCTTCGCCGAGACGTACTCGCTCTCGCTCCAGCAGACCCTCTACCAGATGGGTTCGCGGGTCATCAACAGCCGCAGCGAGATCGACGAGATCCGCTTCTCGCTCCCGAACAACCACCACTTCCTGGTGGACCTGGAGCCGTTCGGCCTCAAGAACGACAACGAGGTCTACTTCGCGGCCGACCGTCCGTACGGGCTCATCGAGGCCACCGTACTGCGCGACGGCATCGAGCCGCAGATCCCGGTCGACATGACCAACCTCTGA
- a CDS encoding sugar ABC transporter permease, whose translation MSVIRERTAPPSRLRRPAAGTPAPPRRRRSGEPRGLWPYILIAPAVGGMIYLLLYPLLRAVLISLQDFRLRQLIVGDAEFVGLRNYRTLLSDPRFWEVVRRTFLFMAVNVVLIMVIATLVALMTERLGRFGRAAVLSSLVLAWAMPVVAATTVFQWLFHSEFGIVNRLLTEAGFSSFDRYPWFAHGTAAFSILVLLIVWQSVPFAAITLYSALTTVPAELYESARLDGASGSRIFRSVTFPMLRPIFLLVFSLEVIWTFKAFVQIWVMTRGGPGDATTILPVYAVQKALAGQRYDLGSAASMLTVVLMSGVLVLYFRQMFRQEDES comes from the coding sequence GTGTCGGTCATCCGGGAACGGACCGCACCCCCCAGCCGCCTGCGCCGCCCGGCGGCCGGCACGCCGGCACCGCCGCGCCGGCGGCGGTCCGGGGAGCCGCGCGGCCTGTGGCCGTACATCCTGATCGCACCCGCAGTCGGCGGGATGATCTACCTGCTGCTCTACCCGCTCCTGCGGGCCGTGCTCATCTCGCTCCAGGACTTCAGGCTGCGCCAGCTGATCGTGGGCGACGCGGAGTTCGTCGGACTGCGCAACTACCGGACGCTACTGTCCGACCCGCGGTTCTGGGAGGTGGTGCGGCGCACCTTCCTGTTCATGGCGGTCAACGTGGTCCTGATCATGGTGATCGCCACCCTGGTCGCGCTGATGACCGAGCGGCTGGGCCGGTTCGGCCGCGCGGCGGTGCTCAGTTCGCTGGTGCTGGCGTGGGCGATGCCGGTGGTCGCGGCCACCACGGTCTTCCAGTGGCTGTTCCACTCCGAGTTCGGCATCGTCAACCGGCTGCTGACCGAGGCGGGCTTCTCCTCCTTCGACCGCTACCCGTGGTTCGCGCACGGCACCGCGGCCTTCTCGATCCTGGTCCTGCTGATCGTCTGGCAGTCGGTGCCGTTCGCGGCGATCACGCTCTACTCGGCGCTCACCACGGTCCCGGCGGAGCTCTACGAGTCGGCCCGGCTGGACGGGGCGTCCGGCTCCCGGATCTTCCGCTCCGTCACCTTCCCGATGCTCCGGCCGATCTTCCTGCTGGTGTTCTCGCTCGAAGTGATCTGGACGTTCAAGGCGTTCGTCCAGATCTGGGTGATGACCCGCGGGGGCCCGGGCGACGCCACGACGATCCTGCCGGTGTACGCGGTGCAGAAGGCGCTCGCCGGGCAGCGCTACGACCTGGGTTCGGCCGCCTCGATGCTCACCGTGGTCCTGATGTCCGGGGTCCTCGTCCTCTACTTCCGCCAGATGTTCCGACAGGAGGACGAGTCCTGA
- the uraD gene encoding 2-oxo-4-hydroxy-4-carboxy-5-ureidoimidazoline decarboxylase, producing MTSSSTPGLARFNTLADDEAATALHEVCASAAWGRAILSRRPYATADALFSASDTATAALDAQDLAEAMAGHPPIGRPKPGDPTSSREQRGMAGATEELKAEMLELNLAYQERFGHVFLICATGATGEQMRDAVKSRTGNTPEQERAIVRTELGKINRIRLTRLVTDDS from the coding sequence GTGACTTCGAGCTCCACGCCGGGCCTCGCCCGGTTCAACACCCTGGCGGACGACGAGGCGGCCACCGCGCTGCACGAGGTCTGTGCCAGTGCGGCCTGGGGAAGAGCGATCCTCTCCCGTCGCCCGTACGCCACCGCGGACGCCCTGTTCTCCGCGAGCGACACCGCCACGGCGGCGCTCGACGCGCAGGACCTGGCCGAAGCGATGGCCGGTCACCCGCCGATCGGCCGCCCGAAGCCCGGGGACCCGACCTCCTCCCGCGAACAGCGGGGGATGGCCGGCGCCACCGAGGAGCTCAAGGCCGAGATGCTCGAACTCAACCTGGCCTACCAGGAGCGGTTCGGACACGTCTTCCTGATCTGCGCCACCGGTGCCACCGGTGAACAGATGCGCGACGCGGTGAAGTCCCGGACCGGGAACACGCCCGAGCAGGAGCGCGCCATCGTGCGCACCGAACTGGGCAAGATCAACCGCATCCGTCTCACCCGTCTCGTCACGGACGACTCGTAA
- the uraH gene encoding hydroxyisourate hydrolase — MSTFATASVSTHILDTSIGRPAAAVAISLAARSGGDAPWVTLGGSATDADGRCKDLPALPEGTTHVRLDFETEQYFTAKKQAEAQQDAPRVRDSGAFFPEVTITFAVTPGEHYHVPLLLNPFGYSVYRGS; from the coding sequence TTGAGCACCTTCGCCACCGCATCGGTGTCCACCCACATCCTGGACACCAGCATCGGCCGCCCCGCCGCAGCCGTCGCCATCTCGCTCGCCGCCCGCTCCGGCGGCGACGCGCCGTGGGTGACGCTCGGCGGATCCGCGACCGATGCGGACGGGCGCTGCAAGGACCTGCCGGCCCTGCCGGAAGGCACCACCCACGTACGGCTCGACTTCGAGACCGAGCAGTACTTCACAGCCAAGAAGCAAGCCGAGGCGCAGCAGGACGCCCCCCGCGTAAGGGACAGCGGTGCGTTTTTCCCCGAGGTGACGATCACGTTCGCCGTCACCCCGGGCGAGCACTATCACGTACCGCTGCTGCTCAACCCGTTCGGCTACTCCGTATACCGAGGGAGCTAG
- a CDS encoding lactonase family protein — protein MTTPTSRRTVLGALLAGGALAAAPGLPRAGRRAAPAPHPGTHGALRTGTLFLGTYTSTSPGGTGIGVAAYDPVAGSITARTVVTGVENPSYLALHPTGSTLYAVDEQSDGGVTAVALADDGTFRVLGTRSTGGAGPCHLSVHPGGQWLLSANYTSGSVAVHPLAADGSVGERTDLVAHTAPAPGPGQDGPHAHQIITAPGGGHVLAVDLGNDTVYTYRLDEDRGTLEQLSYAALRPGAGPRHLTFHPDGRHAYLACELDNTVVVCGYDPATGVLTPGTPQSTGTGEGTSYPAQLLVTGDGRFAYLANRGHNSLTRYAVEDGGAALRLLDTVPVGGDFPRHTAFSPDGSLLFAANQRSGTVTVFRADADTGALSAAGTPFAAPAAVCVLPL, from the coding sequence ATGACCACCCCCACCAGCCGCCGCACCGTCCTCGGCGCCCTCCTGGCGGGCGGCGCGCTCGCCGCCGCCCCCGGCCTGCCCCGGGCCGGACGCCGCGCCGCCCCGGCGCCGCACCCCGGGACCCACGGGGCGCTCCGGACCGGGACGCTCTTCCTGGGCACGTACACCTCGACCAGTCCGGGCGGCACCGGCATCGGCGTCGCCGCGTACGACCCGGTGGCGGGGAGCATCACCGCCCGCACGGTCGTCACCGGCGTCGAGAACCCCTCGTACCTCGCGCTGCACCCCACCGGCAGCACGCTGTACGCGGTCGACGAGCAGAGCGACGGCGGGGTCACGGCCGTCGCGCTCGCCGACGACGGCACCTTCCGGGTGCTGGGGACACGGTCCACCGGGGGCGCCGGTCCCTGCCACCTCTCGGTCCACCCGGGCGGACAGTGGCTGCTCAGCGCCAACTACACCTCCGGCAGCGTCGCCGTGCACCCCCTGGCCGCCGACGGTTCGGTGGGGGAGCGCACGGACCTGGTCGCCCACACCGCGCCCGCTCCCGGACCGGGCCAGGACGGCCCGCACGCCCACCAGATCATCACCGCCCCCGGCGGCGGACACGTCCTCGCCGTCGACCTGGGCAACGACACGGTGTACACGTACCGGCTCGACGAGGACCGCGGCACCCTGGAGCAGCTCTCGTACGCCGCACTGCGCCCCGGTGCGGGCCCGCGCCACCTCACCTTCCATCCGGACGGCCGCCACGCCTACCTCGCCTGCGAGCTCGACAACACCGTCGTCGTCTGCGGTTACGACCCCGCCACCGGCGTCCTGACCCCCGGCACCCCGCAGTCCACCGGGACCGGCGAGGGCACCAGCTACCCCGCCCAGCTCCTGGTCACCGGGGACGGCCGCTTCGCCTACCTGGCCAACCGCGGGCACAACAGCCTCACCCGGTACGCCGTCGAGGACGGCGGGGCCGCGCTGCGGCTGCTGGACACCGTGCCGGTCGGCGGTGACTTCCCCCGGCACACCGCCTTCTCCCCGGACGGCTCGCTGCTCTTCGCCGCCAACCAGCGGTCCGGGACCGTCACGGTCTTCCGGGCCGACGCGGACACCGGCGCCCTGAGCGCGGCCGGGACCCCCTTCGCCGCCCCGGCTGCGGTCTGCGTGCTGCCGCTGTAG
- a CDS encoding helix-turn-helix domain-containing protein gives MTAPADHPLVTAVKPLVDAMGAELLGPDQAQADDVVLAWEGEDVIAVRLPQLSDSLDHILAAMERRHGKPLAELDRKAKQEAVRLLEARGAFSVRHGVETVAGALGVSRFTVYNYLNRENGAKGE, from the coding sequence GTGACCGCTCCCGCGGACCACCCGCTGGTCACCGCCGTCAAGCCGCTCGTCGACGCCATGGGCGCCGAGCTGCTCGGACCCGACCAGGCGCAGGCCGACGACGTCGTCCTGGCCTGGGAGGGCGAGGACGTCATAGCGGTCCGTCTGCCGCAGCTCTCGGACTCGCTGGACCACATCCTGGCCGCGATGGAGCGCCGGCACGGCAAACCGCTCGCCGAGCTGGACCGCAAGGCCAAACAGGAGGCGGTGCGGCTGCTGGAGGCACGCGGTGCCTTCTCGGTGCGGCACGGCGTCGAGACGGTGGCGGGGGCCCTGGGGGTCAGCCGGTTCACCGTCTACAACTACCTGAACAGGGAAAACGGCGCCAAGGGCGAGTAG